The region CTCAAGCGACGATGGAGATCCGCCCGGATGACACGGCCGGCACATTGGGCGAGCGGCTAGCCCGACAAGGAGCGGACCTGCTGATGGCTACGCTACCTATGTGGCTCGCTGGCGAGCTCTCTCCTCAACCGCAGCCAGTGGAGGGGGCGACAGTATGCCGGCCGTTGAGCAAAGAGCAAGGACAGATCGACTGGACACGGCCAGCGGTAGAGATCGAACGCATGGTGCGGGCTTATCAGCCGTGGCCGAGCGCGTTCACCTTCTGGCAAGGGCAGCGATTGAAGATCTTGCGCTCGCACGCAGTAGAGGGAACTGCCGAGCCCGGGATGGTAATCCGCTGGGATAATGGCGCGGCCGTCGGCACTGGGCAGGGCCTTCTGGTTCTAGATGAGGTGCAACTGGCCGGTCGGCGAGCGATAAGGATCGCCGAGTTTTTGCGCGGACAACAGGCCATCCTGGGAGCTCGGCTGGAGAGCCGGCAACAGGTGAACGAATAGTTATAGCGCTGCTTCGAAAGCTGGACGCTCAGCTCAATCCCTAGCCCTGTTCTCATATGGGACGTTGACTGTGCTGCCGCAAAAACCCTTCGAGAGGATGCCCTCCTTCCCTATCTTGGAGAAGGAGGTCGGGGAGATGAGACTAAAAACCGGTTGCAGCAAAATGCTGAAAACATAACAGGAGGAGGGACAGATGCAGTACGTACATCTGGGACGCACCGGTTTGAAGGTAAGCCGGCTTTGCCTGGGCACGATGAACTTCGGGCCCGAGACCACCGAGGCGGATAGCCACGCGATCATGGATCGGGCGCTGGAGTTGGGCATCAACTTCTTCGACACAGCCAACGTATACGGCTGGCGCAAGGGCGAAGGGGTCACAGAGCAGATCATCGGGCGCTGGTTTGCGCAAGGGGGTGGCCGCCGCGAAAAAGTGGTGCTGGCCACCAAAGTCTACGGGGAAATGGGAGACTGGCCCAACCAATCGCGGTTGTCTGCGCTGCACATCCGCCGCGCCTGCGAGGACAGCTTGCGCCGCCTGAAGACGGATTACATTGACCTCTATCAGATGCATCACATTGACCGCGAGACCCCCTGGGAAGAGATCTGGCAGGCGATGGAGGTGCTAGTGCAGCAGGGCAAGATCCTCTATGTTGGCAGCAGTAATTTCGCCGGTTGGCATATCGTTCAAGCTCAGTGCGTCGCCGCTCAGCGCCACTTCATGGGACTGGTGTCTGAGCAAAGCCTCTACAACTTGAGCGCCCGTATGATCGAGCTGGAGGTCATCCCTGCTTGTCAGGCATATGGGCTAGGATTGATCCCCTGGAGCCCACTGGCCGGTGGGATGTTAGCGGGCGCGCTGCAAGCGGTCACAGAAGGGCGACGAGCCTCGGAGCATGTGCGACGAGCTGTCGAAAAGCACCGGCCGCAATTGGAGCAATATGAAGCACTCTGCCGTGAACTGGGTGAGAAGCCAGCCGATGTGGCGCTAGCTTGGCTACTCCATCAGCCGGCAGTAACGGCTCCCATTATCGGGCCACGCACGCTCCAACAACTCGAGGGCAGCCTGCGCGCCCTGGAGATCAAGCTCTCAGACGAAGTGCTGAAACGGCTGGACGAGATTTGGCCTGGCCCTGGCGGTCCCGCCCCCGAAGCTTACGCGTGGTAGCCTTAAGGCTATCGAAATTAAGGCTAGAATCGTTTGACAAATTCCCAGGACCGTTTACAATGCACCAGCACCCAATTGCGTAAAGGGACACCTGACTAGGGAGATCGTGAATGCTTTTCCAGTTCCTGAGGCCAAAACGTGCCCAGCTATCGGAGGAGGCTAGGCCCCGGCGGCTGTGGCTGGATTTGGGCGATCTGGGCGACCTGGTGAATCCCGCCGGCCCCCACGAGCAGTGGCAGGACCATGGCATGGGCCTGCTCCGCACCATCCTGCACCAGAACGGTGTGATGACCGATATGTTCTCCACCCGCGCCTGCACCTCGTGGGATCAGGTCCAAAAGCAAATGCACGGATACGACATGCTGCTGATGAACGTCCGCAGCTATACCTTCCCCGTGGCCTATCGCGCGGCGAAGCTGTTTAAGCAGGTGAATCCCAATGGCCTCGTCATTGCCGGCGGGATGCACGCCACCGTCGCGCTGGATGAGATGCTCGCCGTCGAGGAATTCGACAAGATCTGCCAGGGGCCGGGCGAGAAGACCATCGTGGATCTGGTCACCCATCCGGAGGACTTTCCGCGCGTGGTACCGGGCGTAGGCGCCAAATCCATGGCGGAGTGGCCAATGATCGATCGCACGCTGTGGCCTAAGCCGGCCAGTCGTAAGCTGGCGCGCAAATTCCCATGGCCGCTGGAGCCGGCATGTGGGTGGGGGCCTCCGCCTGTCGCCACCATCCTAACCAGCCGCGTATGCCCGTGGCAGTGCGTCTTTTGCAACGAGAACTCGTACATCCCCAACATGGGCCGCCGGCCAGTAGACATGGTGATTGACGAGCTGAACTACCTAGACCGCCGATGGGGGGTCGGCTCGGTGGTGATCCACGATTCCATGTTCTTCCAGAACCCGAGCTGGCTAGAGGAGTGGATCGAGAAGTACCCGCGCAAGGCTCGCAAGCTGTGGCCATATTGGGCCGCGGCCCGAGCCGATACCGTCCGTCAATGGCCACATCTGTTCGAAGCGTTGATCCGTGAGACAAACTGGATGACCATCTCCATCGGTTTCGAGTCAGGTAGCGATCGCGTGTTGAGGATCCTCAACAAGGAGTGCACCGAGGAGGACAACTACTTCACGATCGACTTGCTCCACCGCATCGCCGATGACCTGGAGCGCCAGGGCCGGCAAGCGCCGATCTTCTGGGCCAACATCATGCTGGGCATCCCCGGCGAAACCCGAGAGGACGCGTTTAAGACTATGCGCATGCTCAAGTACATGCGCCGCGTGATGCCCTCAATCTCCTTCTACGCCCCCTACCCTGGCTCGGCGCTGGGCTATCAACTGATCGCTGAGGGCAAGAGCCTGATGACCAAGGAAAACTACCATCGCTTCCCTGACGACGAGAAGGTAAAGGGGGTGGACTATCAGTTCTATCGAGAGCTCCTCGCCGGCAAGTACGATGACGAGATCAATAAGGGGCTGCCGGAGCTAGCCAGACGGCGAAGCGGCAACTATCTGAGCGCGTTAGCCAAGGCTTAAAACAGAAGCGGGGTGAGGCCACACGATGAGCAGCTTCAGCAATCCGCACTTCATGTACCTGTTTAACATGAAAAACGGGAAAAAGAAGCTGGCCTATGGACAGTCGCCCGAGGACGCACTGGAGATCTTGAGCTATCGCCTGACTCCAGAGGAAATGGCCGAGATCATCCCTAACGAGTACATCAAGATCAACCAGCGCAAGCTGCAGGAATATGTGCATCTCCTGGG is a window of Anaerolineae bacterium DNA encoding:
- a CDS encoding aldo/keto reductase, whose translation is MQYVHLGRTGLKVSRLCLGTMNFGPETTEADSHAIMDRALELGINFFDTANVYGWRKGEGVTEQIIGRWFAQGGGRREKVVLATKVYGEMGDWPNQSRLSALHIRRACEDSLRRLKTDYIDLYQMHHIDRETPWEEIWQAMEVLVQQGKILYVGSSNFAGWHIVQAQCVAAQRHFMGLVSEQSLYNLSARMIELEVIPACQAYGLGLIPWSPLAGGMLAGALQAVTEGRRASEHVRRAVEKHRPQLEQYEALCRELGEKPADVALAWLLHQPAVTAPIIGPRTLQQLEGSLRALEIKLSDEVLKRLDEIWPGPGGPAPEAYAW
- a CDS encoding B12-binding domain-containing radical SAM protein, producing MLFQFLRPKRAQLSEEARPRRLWLDLGDLGDLVNPAGPHEQWQDHGMGLLRTILHQNGVMTDMFSTRACTSWDQVQKQMHGYDMLLMNVRSYTFPVAYRAAKLFKQVNPNGLVIAGGMHATVALDEMLAVEEFDKICQGPGEKTIVDLVTHPEDFPRVVPGVGAKSMAEWPMIDRTLWPKPASRKLARKFPWPLEPACGWGPPPVATILTSRVCPWQCVFCNENSYIPNMGRRPVDMVIDELNYLDRRWGVGSVVIHDSMFFQNPSWLEEWIEKYPRKARKLWPYWAAARADTVRQWPHLFEALIRETNWMTISIGFESGSDRVLRILNKECTEEDNYFTIDLLHRIADDLERQGRQAPIFWANIMLGIPGETREDAFKTMRMLKYMRRVMPSISFYAPYPGSALGYQLIAEGKSLMTKENYHRFPDDEKVKGVDYQFYRELLAGKYDDEINKGLPELARRRSGNYLSALAKA
- the fmt gene encoding methionyl-tRNA formyltransferase — translated: MSLSDRPRVIFMGTPEFAVPTLAALIDEGYDLVAVVTQPDRPAGRGRELTPSPVKKYALTHGLLVLQPETLRPPEVVAELASLRPDVIVVAAFGMILRPNVLAIPPKGCINVHASLLPRHRGASPIAAAILAGDLVTGVTIMLMDEGMDTGPILAQATMEIRPDDTAGTLGERLARQGADLLMATLPMWLAGELSPQPQPVEGATVCRPLSKEQGQIDWTRPAVEIERMVRAYQPWPSAFTFWQGQRLKILRSHAVEGTAEPGMVIRWDNGAAVGTGQGLLVLDEVQLAGRRAIRIAEFLRGQQAILGARLESRQQVNE